ACAGCGTGGACCACTTCGGAAACAATTTCTACATCGTTACCAACAAGGACGGCGCAAAAAACTTTAAGCTGGTGCAGACGCCCGTGAGCAAGCCGGGCAAGGCCAACTGGAAAGAGGTGATTCCGCACCGCGAGGATGTGCTGTTGGAGGGCATCGAGATTTTCAAGGATTACCTGACGCTGCAGGAGCGCAAGAACGGCCTCACCCAAATCCGGGTGAAGAGCTGGAAGGATTCGAAAACGGATTATTACATTGATTTTGGCGAAGAGGCTTACACGGCCTATATCGGCAACAACCCCGACTTCGACAGTAACAAACTGCGCTACGGCTATACATCGCTCACCACTCCCTACTCTACCTACGACTACAACATGAAGACAAAGGAGCAGGAGTTGCTGAAGCGAGACGAGGTGGTGGGCGATTTCGACCCGGCAAACTATGAGGCCAAGCGCGTATACGCCACCGCCGACGACGGCACGAAAATCCCGGTGTCGCTGGTGTACCGCAAAGGAACAGTACTGAACGGCCAGAACCCGACGCTGTTGTACGCTTATGGCTCCTATGGCTCCAGCACCAACCCTGGCTTCAGTTCTGTGCGCCTAAGCCTTTTGGACCGCGGCTTTGTTTACGCCATCGCTCACATCAGGGGCGGACAGGAAATGGGCCGCCAGTGGTATGAAGACGGCAAGCTACTGAAGAAGAAGAACACGTTTACCGACTTTATTGATGCCGCCGAGTACCTGATTGAGCAGAATTACACGAACCCCGACAAACTGTTTGCCCAGGGCGGCAGCGCCGGTGGTTTGCTGATGGGTGCCGTAGTGAACATGCGCCCAGACCTGTTTGAAGGGGTGCTGGCCGCCGTGCCGTTTGTGGATGTGGTAACGACTATGCTCGACACCAGCATTCCGCTGACAACGGGCGAGTTTGACGAGTGGGGCAACCCTGCTGAAAAGCAATATTACGATTACATGCTGTCTTACTCGCCTTACGACCAGGTAGAGGCCAAGGAGTATCCGAACATGCTGGTTACTACCGGCCTGCACGACTCGCAGGTACAGTACTGGGAACCGGCCAAATGGGTAGCCAAGCTTCGTGACATGAAGACAGATGACAATATGTTGCTGCTGCACACCAACATGGAAGCTGGCCACGGTGGCGCCTCCGGTCGCTTTCAGCGTTATAAGGAAACCGCCCTGCAGTACGCCTTCCTGCTGAACCTGCTGGAGCAGCAGAATCAGTAAATCATAAGTATAGACCAAGTATAAAAGCAGAAAGGCGGGCCAAATGGTCCGCCTTTCTGCTTTTATACCTGGGTAGTGGCACCGGATTTACTTCACCTGCAGCACAATCTTGCCAAACTGCTTTCCTTCTTCCATATAGCGCATGGCCTGCTCGGCCTCCTCCAGCGGAAACGTCACATCCACCACCGGCTTTATCTGCTTCTCCTCCACCAGTTTCAGCATGTCAGCGAAGTCCTGTGCGGTACCCATGGTGCTTCCGTAGATGGAGAGCTGCTTCCAGAAAAGCTCGGCCGGATTGATCTGCCCGACCATGCCCGTGGTGCCGCCATACATGCTTAACCGCCCGCCCGGCTTTGCCAGTTTCACCAGTTGCACAAAGCCCTCGCCGCCGGCGCTGTCAATAATCACATCAAAGCCACCAGCCTGGCTTTTCAACTCTTTGCCCCAGTTTTCCTGCTTGTAGTTAACACCTCCCGCTGCACCTAGTTCTTTGGCCACCTGAATCTTTTCTTCTGATCCGGAGGTTACCCATACTTCAGCACCGGCCGCGAGAGCAAACTGTATTGCAAACAAAGCCACGCCACCGCCTGCACCTGTTACCAGCACTTTTTCGCCGGGCTGCAGCTCACACTTTGTGAACAGGGCGCGGTAGGCGGTAACACCTGCCAAGGGCAGGGCCGCCGCCTCTTCGAAGCTCATGTGCTGCGGCTTGCGGTGCAGGTTGTCGGCAGGCACTTTCACGTATTCGGCGAAGGCACCCTGCTCGGGCATACCCAATATGGTATACTTGGCCGCGTGCACGCGCGGATTGTCGCCCCAATTGCTCCCGGGATCAACCAGCACTTCTTGGTTTATCCAGGAGGCATCCACGCCCTCCCCCACTTCCGTTACCACACCGGCGCAGTCTGAGCCAAGTATGGCCGGGTATTCCTTTAAAAAGTATTTGCCCTTTTGTATCCATACATCGCGGCGGTTCAGGGCAGCGGCCTTCACCTGTACCACCACCTCACCGGGTCCGGCGGCTGGCTTATCAGTATCTATCAGTGTAAATGGCTGGTCAATGTCCTCTAAGTATACGGCTTTCATCGGTCTGCTTTTTTAGGGGTGATACGTTCTTGTATAGACAAAGATAGTATTTACGGCCAAAGTGCGCATCTTAGCCGGTTGGGTTTTACTTCCACAGCCGCTATCTTGCGCCTGAAGCAACAGACCTTTGAAATGAACACAAACCACACCATTCGCCAAGCCAGTACAGAGGACATCCCGGCCATCAAAAGATTAGCCGACGAAACCTGGGAGCCAACGTACAAGAGCATTTTGTCTAAAGAGCAGATAGATTACATGTTTGAGGTGATCTACTCAGAAGCGGCGCTGGAAGCGCAAATGAAGGAGGGGCAGACGTTTTTGCTCCTGCTCGAGGAAGCGCAACCGGTGGGGTTTGCGGCCTATTCCGTAAAAGACGCGGAAGCAAGCGTATACAAGCTGAACAAGATTTACCTGCTCCCGCAGACCCAGGGGAAGGGCTATGGCAAAATTCTGCTGCAGGAGGTAGAGCAGCAGGCAAAGAAAGCCGGCGCTGCCATACTTGACCTGAACGTAAACCGCCACAACAACGCCAAGGCCTTTTACGAACGCGCCGGCTACCACGTGCACCAGCAGGAAGACATTGCCATCGGCCCCTACTGGATGAACGACTATGTGATGCGCAAGGCGCTCTAAAACAAAAAGAGGATGGCCAATGGCCATCCTCTAAATACTCACTTTAAACTTAAATTACTTATTTGTGCGCGATTGGGTCTGCGTTTCCATCAGGGTCACCATTCACGGTTCCGTCTGTATTGACGTTTCCTAACAACAGCAGGCCAGCTACGTGCGGCGAAGCCATCGACGTACCGCTGATCGTGTTGTAGCCACCGTCTTTCCAGGTAGAGTTGATACCAACACCAGGAGCGCAGAAATCTACCGGCGGGTTGCCGAAGTTAGAAAAAGAGGCGAATCTATCACCGCTATCCATGGCAGACACCGTGTAAACGTTAGCATGGTTTGCGCGGGCTGGCGATGAATTGTTCGCATCGGCACCATCGTTACCGGCAGCCAGGGCAAACTTGATTCCTTTACCGGCGGCGGCAACAACTGCATCATCCAGTGCCTGGGAAACAGGGCCTCCAAGGCTCATGTTGGCTACATCACCACTTTTTCCGTTGGCAGCCACATAGTCCACACCAGCGATAACGCCGGAATAAGAACCGCTACCGCGCGAGTCAAGTACTTTCACGCCTACTACCTTTGCGCCTGGCACTACGCCAATCACACCGATTTCATTGTCGATGGCGGCAATAGTACCTGCCACGTGCGAGCCGTGTCCGTTGCCGTCGTCAGCGCTTCCGGCATCTCTGCCGCTTGTGAACATAGTTACACTTCGGGCTACGTCAACGTTCAGGTCTGGGTGATCCAGGTCTACGCCAGTGTCAATTACCCAAGCTGTAGCCGAAGAGGCATTACCAGCTCCTCCGCCAACGCGAGAAATACCATAAGGAATTACTTCTGCAGCTCCTCCGGAACCACCGGAGCCAGGCTTGGCCAGCATCACAATGCGATCTGGCTCAATGTAGGCCACACGCGGATCACGGCGCAGTTTCTCTGCTTCTGTTGCAGACATTTTGGCGGCCACACCATACAACGCCTGGCCGTAGGCTTGCTCTATCTGCACGTTGCTGATGCCGTTGGCCTCCAGCACACTTTGCGTCAGGTTACGCACGGCCTCCAGGCGCTGCGCATACGTCTGAGTGCCACTTAGGCGCTCGTTACCATCTTTATTAAATACAACTATAAACTGCCCTTCAATAATAGCACCATTTTGACTCTCTGCCTGAACCGCAACCGGCTCGGCTATGTCTCCGGTTTCTTCGCTGCAAGCAGTGAATGTACAGGCTGATGTTGCTACGGCTGCGCCAAACAAAACTGAGCGCATCAGTTTTTTCAAGTGTAAACTGTTTTTCATAAACTAAATTTAATGGGGATTAAAGATTAATTATAGAAACATTTATTCTAATATATTGACTTACGATGTTATACGCAACTTTTATTTGTAAAAATTTCATACACCTCCTCCTGAAGTTGCGTGAGGCCGCATTTATACATTCTTTGTTATAACACTGCTATTGCACCTGCAGTACTGTTGCGCCTGTTTTCTCAGCAATACCAAATCAACTCGCTGTTGCTCCAAAGTAGTTGCCGCTGCTGTTGCACTTGTTTTAGTACGCGGTTGAAATCCAAAGGGACAATACAAAATGTGCATTATTAAAAATTTTATATTTAACACAATTTTGAACCGAAGTATTAACGCTCGCAGCATGGGTTAAAAAATAAAAAAAGAGTATATTTATTAACCCAGAGTTAAAATTGACCGAACATGAAAAAAACTTTTATATTACCATTGTGCCGCAGCATGTTACTGGTAGGCTGCCTGTTGCCCCTCACCAACTGTAACAACGGCGCTGAAAATGCGAACGGAGAGCAGACAGCAGCTTCAGCCGATGATGAGCAGACACTGGAGCCATTAACAGAGGAAAATGCGGTGGCCAAACTGAAGGCTTTCGGGCAAAACAACCAGGACAGCATCGCGGTGATCGGAACTCGTTATGGCGAAATAAAAGTGCGGCTTTACAAAGACACGCCTTTGCACCGCGCCAACTTTGTGCGGCTTGCCCGGTCCGGCTTCTACAACCAGGGGGAGTTTTACCGGGTAATAGAGGGCTTTGCCATACAGGGCGGTGACTCAGACGAGCGAACCATCAGCCAGGGATCTTATAAAATACCTCCCGAACATAACCCAAAGCACATCCACAAGCGTGGCGCACTCGCTATGGCGCGCTACGGCGACGACCGCAATCCGGACAAGGAGTCGTCTTCGCATAACTTCTACATCGTTACCGGCGAGTCGGTTTCGAGGGAAGAGTTGCTGGCGTTTGAGCAGAAACATGGTATAGACTATACCCCGGCACAAGAGCAAACGTATCTGGCTGTGGGCGGCGAGCCGGGGCTGGATACAGAGTATACTGTTTTCGGGGAGGTGCTGGAAGGCATGGATGTAGTAGAGAAAATTGAGAAGGAACCAGTGGATGCCTCAGACTGGCCCCGCCAGATCATTCCGCACACCATCAAGATTGTGGAGGAATAGAAGTATTTTATACTTACCAAGTGTAACTGGCGCAAGCGTCCGCTTGTGCCGACGTGCATAATAACCCAGACTGGTACCGCATTCACTATTGTCATTTCGAACGAAGAGAGAAATCTATCTGAAATTCTGAAAAGATCTCTCCTATCGTCGAGATGACAAATTAGGCGATTAAGCATTGCCTGAAGCCTTCAATCGGTCCGTTTGATTCTAAACTACTAAACTGTCACAAGGCACAAGCGGACGCTTGCGCCAGGTATTTATGATTTAAGAATCTATTAATAGAAACAGAAACGGCGCTGCTTAACTGCAGCGCCGTTTCTGTTTAACAAGCTATAGGTCTATAGAAGTATAAAACCTGCTTAAGCGTGTTACCAGATCTTAATTCTTTCCTGATCGCTGCGCACCATTGGGTCGCTTGGCTCACAGCCGAAAGCTTCGTAAAACTGCGGCATGTTTGCAAGTGGGCCGTTGGTACGGAAGCGGCCCGGCGAGTGCGGATCGGTTAAAATCTGCTGGTTCTGCGCCTCGTCACGCATGTTTACGCGCCAGATCTGGGCCCAGGCCAGGAAGAACCGCTGCTCTGGCGTCAGTCCTGCAATTTTTTCTGGGTTGTTGTTCTCCAGGGCCTTCTGCAGTGCGGTGTAGGCAATGTTCAGGCCTCCGATGTCGGCAATGTTCTCGCCCAACGTCAAGCGGCCGTTCACGTGCAGGTTATCGAGTACCGTGTACTGGTCGTACTGATCGGCTACGGCGCTGGCCCGGGCGTTGAATTTCTCCAGATCCGCCGTCGACCACCAATCCTTCAGGTTGCCCTGGTAATCATACTTGGCTCCCTGATCATCGAACCCGTGCGTCAGTTCATGCCCTATCACGGCACCCATTCCTCCGTAATTTACCGCATCATCGGCATTCGGATCGAAGAACGGCGGCTGCAGGATGCCAGCCGGGAACACGATCTCATTCATACTTGGGTTGTAGTAGGCATTCACCGTTGGCGGCGACATAAACCACTCCTCACGGTCTACCGGCTTTCCAATCTTCCCGATGTTGTCGCGGAAGGCAAACTGGCTCGCCCGCATCACGTTGGCGGCATAGGAGTCACGGCTAATATCAAGTCCCTTGTAATCCTCCCACTTATCCGGATAACCGATTTTAACGGCAAAAGCATCCAGTTTCTGCAGCGCGCGCTGCTTGGTTTCATCGCTCATCCACTCCAGGTCGCGCACATGCTCCTTAAAAGCCTCCTGCAGGTTGTTTACCATCGTGATGGCTTTCTGTTTGGCCTCCGGCGAGAATGTTTTTTCTACATACAACTGACCCAGGGCTTCACCCAAAGCGCTGTCGGTGGCACGAAGCACACGCTTCCAGCGGGGCTGCATCTCTTTGGCGCCGCTCAGCACTTTGCCATAGAAGTTGAAGTTCTCCTGCACAAAGTCCTGGCTTAGGTATGGGGCCATGGTACGGGCAAGGTGCCAGCGGGTATAGGTTTTCCAGTCTTCCACCGGTACGCTTTTCAGCATGGCGTTAAGCTCTTTAAAGAATGCCGGCTGCCCCACAATAATTTCCTTGGCCGCCGTAGCACCCATGTTGGTGAGCATCTGGCTTATCTTCAGGTTCGGGTTCTGCTTGGCAAACTCCTGAATAGTCATCTTGTTGTAGTTCGCGTAGGGGTCGCGCAGATCTACACGGGCTTTGGAGGCCTCCGCCAGCTTGGTTTCGATGCGCATCACCGTCTGGGCTTTTTTTTGGGCTGCGGCCGCGTCATCACCCAGCAACTGGAACGTATTGCGCAGGTGCTCCTGGTAAGCAGTTCGGATAGTTTTGGAGCGCTCGTCGTCTTTCAGGTAATAATCGCGGTCTGGCAGTCCGAGCCCTCCCTGGCCTGCCTGTAGCGCATACTGCGTGCTCACCTTATCATCCTGCGACACATACATGCTGAAGAAGCCACTAATTCCCTTGGTCTTCAGGTCGGCTACCGTCTTGATCAAATCATCGGTAGTTTTGATGCTTTTGATCTTGTCCAGCTCAGGCTGTATTGGTTTTATGCCAGCCTGGTTGGCGGCCACCGAGTCCATGCCCACCGCGTAGTAATCGCCTATTAACTGAGCCGCAGAGCCTTTCGGTGCCGTGGTGTTTGATGATGCCTCCAGCAGCAATTCGCGCAATACAGCGTTGTTTTTATCAGCTAGTTCGTTAAAAGAGCCCCACCGGCTTTCCGAGGCCGGGATCGGATTGTTTGCCAGCCAGCCGCCGTTGGCATACTGGTAGAAGTCTTCGCATGGGTTGGCGGTGGTATCAAGGTTTGCCAGGTCAATACCACGGCCCATATTCATGGCTGGCGCCTCGGTGGCGGGCGTGCCGGAAGTTACCGCCCCGTCGGTACCCGACGAGGAACTGCAACTCCCCAGCAGCAGGGCTGCGAAAACAGCCGGATAGGATAACAAATAATGCTTTTTCATAAGCTGCGATTAGTTTTAACATTTTAGAACAGATACTTCTGCATTTTTGCACTGCGCCTGCATCAGAAAAAATTTTCTGAACAGGCTCCTACATGGATACTAAATCTATTGGCTGAGGTTGCTTTCTGGCTCTGGAACATGCCCCTGACCAGATTTCGCCGACCCAGCTCCCACACACGATACTAGGATAGCAGCCACTTGTACACCTTCAGGAGGCGGCGCTGGCTTACGCCCGAGCGGTAAAGACCGTAGATCAGATAGTATACTGCCTGCAGTCGGAGGACACCATGCTCCTTATACTTGCGCGCCGAGGTAACCACCTGCTGCGGCAGCACCACAAAAGGGGCTACCCGGCGCAGGCGTCTGATGATCTCCTGATCCTCCAGCAAGGTGAGCCGCTCATCAAACCCACCGCACTGCAAAAATACCCCGCGCCGCACAAACAGGCTCTGGTCCCCGAAGCGGAGCGCATCCACATCGAATCTCGTGAACCAGGCATTTGCTCTCAGAAACCAATGCGGCAAGTCGAACTTCAGGCGGTAGCAGCCACTGCCATTCCCGTGTTGAACAGCTTGCCGCAACTGCAACTCAAAGCCTTCGGGCGGAAATGTATCAGCGTGCAGAAAGTACAGGATGTCGCCCGACGCGGCTGTGGCGCCTGCGTTCATCTGCGGGGCACGCCCCCGGGGCCTGCAGCGCAGCACCAGCGCGCCCATTTCCTCTGCGATGTGCGTGGTGGCGTCTGTGCTTCCTCCATCCGCCACAATAAGCTCTGTTTCAGGGCTCGTGTGTTGCCGCAAATAAGCCAGCAGTTTTCCGATAGCGGCTGCTTCGTTTAAAGTGGGTATGATGATGCTGAGCTTCACGTTTTCTGCGGATGAAAGTATGGCTACGTACGAGCGGGAGGTGTGCTTTAGTTGTTGGCCGAATGCACTTTGTTGCCGGTGGATGGATAACACCTCTGAAAGCAAAGTGGCATGCGTTATACTTCTCATCCTGGTAGCAACACATTAACAATTGGCACGCAGTTACAGGACAAAGCCCGCAAGTATAAAAACCAACCTGTTTATATTTCAGGTAGAAAGTATAAAAAAAGCCCCGGCTACTGTAGCAGCCGGGGCTTTTTGAAGTATGAATTAAGTATTTACTGTACCGGACGGTTCTTCACATACTTATCCAGCCACTGGTCCATCTCCCACAGCATGTGCAGCACCGACTCTTTGGCGCGGTAGCCGTGGCTTTCAGCCGGCAGAAACACCAGGCGGGCTGTGGCACCGTGGCCTTTCAAGGCGTTGTAAAAGCGCGCGCTCTGGATAGGGAAAGTGCCGGAGTTGTTGTCGGCCTCGCCGTGAATGAGCAGGATCGGCTCGTTCACTTTGTTCGCAAACGAGAACGGCGACATCTGGAAGTATACTTCCGGGGCATCCCAGTAGGTGCGCTCCTCTGCCTGGAAACCGAATGGCGTGAGTGTGCGGTTGTAGGCGCCGCTTCGGGCGATACCAGCGGCAAACAGGTCGGAGTGCGCCAGCAGGTTACCCGTCATGAAGGCACCGTAGGAATGGCCACCCACGGCCACGCGCTTCGGATCAACCACACCCATTTTCACCACCTCGTCGATGGCCGCTTTCGCGCTGGACACCAGCTGCTTTACATAGGTGTCGTTTGGCTGGGCATCGCCTTCGCCCACAATCGGAATGTCGGTTCTGTCAAGTATGGCGTAACCCTGCGTTACCCAGAACAGCGGTGAGCCCCAGCTGATGCGGGTAAACTCGTAGGGAGAACTTTTCACCTGGCCGGCAGAGGCGGCATCCTTAAACTCACGCGGGTACGCCCACAACAACATCGGAAGCGGTGCATCGCCTTTCTTGAAATCTTTCGGCAAGTACAAAATGGCCGTCAGGTTCACGCCATCCTCGCGCTTATACTGCAGCATCTGCTTTTGCACGCCCTCCAGTTGCGGGTTCGGGTGCGGGAACTTCGTGATCTGCGTCAGCTTCTTGTCGTCCATGTCGCGCACGAAGTAGTTCGGCGGGTCGTTCTCAGACTCTCTTCTGGTGATGATCTTTTTGTCCTTCAGGTCGATAATATCCACCGGGCGCTCGTAGTAGGGCGCCTCTGATCGCCAGAGAATATCCGCCTTCTTCGACTTCAGGTTGAACTCGCTCACGTACGGACGGTTTCCCTCCGGCGAGCCGCCTTCGGAAATCATGTAGATGTTCTGCTTCTTTTTATCCGTCAGCAAAACGCTGCGGCCATACTTATTCTTGGTGAAAACAGGTGAGCCCGGATCGGTATAGTTGTCCTCGTAAGAGCGCTCAATCAGCACCACGCCGGCTTTAGAAGGTTTGGTTGGGTCAATTAGTACGCTGCGCTCCATGCGGTTTTTCCACCAGCGCTCGTTCACAATGGCCATGTCATCGCCCCAGTTCATGCCACGGTAGCGGTACTTGGTAGCGGCAATCTGTGTTGGCTTCGCGTTGAAAGGGGCCTGCAACATGTACACGTGGTCGCGCACGGCAGCCTCTTTGTTCGCGTCTCCCTCGTCCTGTGCCTCGGCCCAATAAAGGGTGGCAGGCTCATCAGGGCGCCAGTTGTAGCCGCGAGGGCCTTTGGCTACGGCATCAAACGCAATCGGGATATCCTCGGCCAGCGGCAGTTGCGCCAGCTCCTTTACTTTCTGTCCGTTACGGTTCCATACTTCCACCTTGTAAGGGAAATTATAATGCGGCACCAGGTAAGAGTATGGCTTCTGGATGGTTTGCACCAACAGGTACTGCCCGTCCGGCGAAGTTTCCACGCCTTTTATGATACCTGCCTCCCCTATCGGCTGCTGCTTCCCATCCAGCGACACCAGCTTCAGCTGCGACTGCATGTAGTAATCAAACAGCTGCTCGTCGTAGCGGTTCTTCAGCAAATCCTGGTAGGTGCGCGATGGCTTTACCTTGCCCAGGTTCTGCTGTACCGTCGGGCCGGCAGGCGCAGTCGGCACTTTTGGCATCTCGCCACGCTTCTCATCCACAAACTTCACCACCAGCGTTTTGCTGTCGGCCAGCCACTCAAACGGGCTGCCGCTGTAGGCATCATTCAACACGGCATCGGTCAATTTCTTGGCTTGCCTGGTGCCCAGGTCCGCCATCCACAGCTCAATGCCGTTGGCCTTCGTGTTTGTGAAAGCGATGGATTTCTCGTCCGGCGACCAGGTGATGTTGGACAGCTGCGCGTTCTGTGGCAGCCCTTTGATCTGGAACTCCTCGCCATTGCTTACCTTTTTCAGGGTGAGCCCATTGTAATAGTAGCCACGGCTCTGCCCGTTGGTGGCCGGGTTAATGCGCAAACCAGCCAATCGGCTTTCCGGCGCCGACACCTCTTCTATACTTGGGTAGCCTGGGCTTTCGAGCAGCAGCATCCAATCACCTTTTGCGCTGATGCTAACCGATGGTGTGTTTGGTGCCTCGATAATGGACGCGATGGTTTCGGGCGGGCGCTGGTATCCTGTGTTGGTGTCCTGCCCTCCCTGTGCCAGGGCGACAGGCGCCGCGCCACCCAGGAGCAGCAGGCACAGCAGGCGCGAGGCCGCCCGTCGGGCTGATCTGTTTTTGATGATGTTCATACTTGGTGATTGAAGTTGTA
Above is a window of Pontibacter akesuensis DNA encoding:
- a CDS encoding M13 family metallopeptidase, producing the protein MKKHYLLSYPAVFAALLLGSCSSSSGTDGAVTSGTPATEAPAMNMGRGIDLANLDTTANPCEDFYQYANGGWLANNPIPASESRWGSFNELADKNNAVLRELLLEASSNTTAPKGSAAQLIGDYYAVGMDSVAANQAGIKPIQPELDKIKSIKTTDDLIKTVADLKTKGISGFFSMYVSQDDKVSTQYALQAGQGGLGLPDRDYYLKDDERSKTIRTAYQEHLRNTFQLLGDDAAAAQKKAQTVMRIETKLAEASKARVDLRDPYANYNKMTIQEFAKQNPNLKISQMLTNMGATAAKEIIVGQPAFFKELNAMLKSVPVEDWKTYTRWHLARTMAPYLSQDFVQENFNFYGKVLSGAKEMQPRWKRVLRATDSALGEALGQLYVEKTFSPEAKQKAITMVNNLQEAFKEHVRDLEWMSDETKQRALQKLDAFAVKIGYPDKWEDYKGLDISRDSYAANVMRASQFAFRDNIGKIGKPVDREEWFMSPPTVNAYYNPSMNEIVFPAGILQPPFFDPNADDAVNYGGMGAVIGHELTHGFDDQGAKYDYQGNLKDWWSTADLEKFNARASAVADQYDQYTVLDNLHVNGRLTLGENIADIGGLNIAYTALQKALENNNPEKIAGLTPEQRFFLAWAQIWRVNMRDEAQNQQILTDPHSPGRFRTNGPLANMPQFYEAFGCEPSDPMVRSDQERIKIW
- a CDS encoding S9 family peptidase; its protein translation is MNIIKNRSARRAASRLLCLLLLGGAAPVALAQGGQDTNTGYQRPPETIASIIEAPNTPSVSISAKGDWMLLLESPGYPSIEEVSAPESRLAGLRINPATNGQSRGYYYNGLTLKKVSNGEEFQIKGLPQNAQLSNITWSPDEKSIAFTNTKANGIELWMADLGTRQAKKLTDAVLNDAYSGSPFEWLADSKTLVVKFVDEKRGEMPKVPTAPAGPTVQQNLGKVKPSRTYQDLLKNRYDEQLFDYYMQSQLKLVSLDGKQQPIGEAGIIKGVETSPDGQYLLVQTIQKPYSYLVPHYNFPYKVEVWNRNGQKVKELAQLPLAEDIPIAFDAVAKGPRGYNWRPDEPATLYWAEAQDEGDANKEAAVRDHVYMLQAPFNAKPTQIAATKYRYRGMNWGDDMAIVNERWWKNRMERSVLIDPTKPSKAGVVLIERSYEDNYTDPGSPVFTKNKYGRSVLLTDKKKQNIYMISEGGSPEGNRPYVSEFNLKSKKADILWRSEAPYYERPVDIIDLKDKKIITRRESENDPPNYFVRDMDDKKLTQITKFPHPNPQLEGVQKQMLQYKREDGVNLTAILYLPKDFKKGDAPLPMLLWAYPREFKDAASAGQVKSSPYEFTRISWGSPLFWVTQGYAILDRTDIPIVGEGDAQPNDTYVKQLVSSAKAAIDEVVKMGVVDPKRVAVGGHSYGAFMTGNLLAHSDLFAAGIARSGAYNRTLTPFGFQAEERTYWDAPEVYFQMSPFSFANKVNEPILLIHGEADNNSGTFPIQSARFYNALKGHGATARLVFLPAESHGYRAKESVLHMLWEMDQWLDKYVKNRPVQ
- a CDS encoding S8 family serine peptidase, giving the protein MKNSLHLKKLMRSVLFGAAVATSACTFTACSEETGDIAEPVAVQAESQNGAIIEGQFIVVFNKDGNERLSGTQTYAQRLEAVRNLTQSVLEANGISNVQIEQAYGQALYGVAAKMSATEAEKLRRDPRVAYIEPDRIVMLAKPGSGGSGGAAEVIPYGISRVGGGAGNASSATAWVIDTGVDLDHPDLNVDVARSVTMFTSGRDAGSADDGNGHGSHVAGTIAAIDNEIGVIGVVPGAKVVGVKVLDSRGSGSYSGVIAGVDYVAANGKSGDVANMSLGGPVSQALDDAVVAAAGKGIKFALAAGNDGADANNSSPARANHANVYTVSAMDSGDRFASFSNFGNPPVDFCAPGVGINSTWKDGGYNTISGTSMASPHVAGLLLLGNVNTDGTVNGDPDGNADPIAHK
- a CDS encoding GNAT family N-acetyltransferase, yielding MNTNHTIRQASTEDIPAIKRLADETWEPTYKSILSKEQIDYMFEVIYSEAALEAQMKEGQTFLLLLEEAQPVGFAAYSVKDAEASVYKLNKIYLLPQTQGKGYGKILLQEVEQQAKKAGAAILDLNVNRHNNAKAFYERAGYHVHQQEDIAIGPYWMNDYVMRKAL
- a CDS encoding TIGR04283 family arsenosugar biosynthesis glycosyltransferase, producing the protein MRSITHATLLSEVLSIHRQQSAFGQQLKHTSRSYVAILSSAENVKLSIIIPTLNEAAAIGKLLAYLRQHTSPETELIVADGGSTDATTHIAEEMGALVLRCRPRGRAPQMNAGATAASGDILYFLHADTFPPEGFELQLRQAVQHGNGSGCYRLKFDLPHWFLRANAWFTRFDVDALRFGDQSLFVRRGVFLQCGGFDERLTLLEDQEIIRRLRRVAPFVVLPQQVVTSARKYKEHGVLRLQAVYYLIYGLYRSGVSQRRLLKVYKWLLS
- a CDS encoding S9 family peptidase translates to MKNLKPKAATSATLLSACLLVGAGCSSSNTGGSTATATATTEQAATATPATTQLPQPPVAKKVPKELTTHGDTRIDNYYWMNQREDPEVISYLSAENTYTDKMLAHTKDLQQQLFDEIVGRIKQNDASVPFKDDGYWYYTRYEEGKEYPIYARKKGTMEAAEEIMLNANERAEGQSYYSAAGINVSPNNQLLAFGEDTVSRRKYTLRFKNLQTGKLLPDEIPNTTGSAVWANDNKTVYYTMKDPALRSFKIFKHTLGTPTSQDKEVYHEADETFNTFVYKTKSEDYIIIGSGSTLSNEYRYLDANKPNGEFKVIQPRERGLEYSVDHFGNNFYIVTNKDGAKNFKLVQTPVSKPGKANWKEVIPHREDVLLEGIEIFKDYLTLQERKNGLTQIRVKSWKDSKTDYYIDFGEEAYTAYIGNNPDFDSNKLRYGYTSLTTPYSTYDYNMKTKEQELLKRDEVVGDFDPANYEAKRVYATADDGTKIPVSLVYRKGTVLNGQNPTLLYAYGSYGSSTNPGFSSVRLSLLDRGFVYAIAHIRGGQEMGRQWYEDGKLLKKKNTFTDFIDAAEYLIEQNYTNPDKLFAQGGSAGGLLMGAVVNMRPDLFEGVLAAVPFVDVVTTMLDTSIPLTTGEFDEWGNPAEKQYYDYMLSYSPYDQVEAKEYPNMLVTTGLHDSQVQYWEPAKWVAKLRDMKTDDNMLLLHTNMEAGHGGASGRFQRYKETALQYAFLLNLLEQQNQ
- a CDS encoding quinone oxidoreductase family protein — encoded protein: MKAVYLEDIDQPFTLIDTDKPAAGPGEVVVQVKAAALNRRDVWIQKGKYFLKEYPAILGSDCAGVVTEVGEGVDASWINQEVLVDPGSNWGDNPRVHAAKYTILGMPEQGAFAEYVKVPADNLHRKPQHMSFEEAAALPLAGVTAYRALFTKCELQPGEKVLVTGAGGGVALFAIQFALAAGAEVWVTSGSEEKIQVAKELGAAGGVNYKQENWGKELKSQAGGFDVIIDSAGGEGFVQLVKLAKPGGRLSMYGGTTGMVGQINPAELFWKQLSIYGSTMGTAQDFADMLKLVEEKQIKPVVDVTFPLEEAEQAMRYMEEGKQFGKIVLQVK
- a CDS encoding peptidylprolyl isomerase: MKKTFILPLCRSMLLVGCLLPLTNCNNGAENANGEQTAASADDEQTLEPLTEENAVAKLKAFGQNNQDSIAVIGTRYGEIKVRLYKDTPLHRANFVRLARSGFYNQGEFYRVIEGFAIQGGDSDERTISQGSYKIPPEHNPKHIHKRGALAMARYGDDRNPDKESSSHNFYIVTGESVSREELLAFEQKHGIDYTPAQEQTYLAVGGEPGLDTEYTVFGEVLEGMDVVEKIEKEPVDASDWPRQIIPHTIKIVEE